Proteins encoded by one window of Vitis riparia cultivar Riparia Gloire de Montpellier isolate 1030 chromosome 11, EGFV_Vit.rip_1.0, whole genome shotgun sequence:
- the LOC117924894 gene encoding DNA repair protein RAD51 homolog, protein MEQQKMAQAHEEVEDMQHGPFPVEHLQASGIASLDIKKLKDAGLCTVESVAYSPRKDLLQIKGISEAKVDKIVEAASKLVPLGFTSASQLHAQRLEIIQITSGSRELDKILEGGLETGSITEIYGEFRSGKTQLCHTLCVTCQLPLDQGGGEGKAMYIDAEGTFRPQRLLQIADRFGLNGADVLENVAYARAYNTDHQSRLLLEAASMMVETRFALMIVDSATALYRTDFSGRGELSARQMHLAKFLRSLQKLADEFGVAVVITNQVVAQVDGSAIFAGPQIKPIGGNIMAHASTTRLALRKGRGEERICKVISSPCLAEADARFQISAEGVTDVKDRPILDPLF, encoded by the exons ATGGAGCAGCAGAAGATGGCTCAAGCACACGAGGAAGTGGAAGACATGCAGCATGGTCCTTTCCCTGTTGAACATCTCCAG gcATCGGGCATTGCATCCCTTGACATAAAGAAGCTTAAAGATGCGGGTCTCTGCACCGTAGAATCTGTTGCATACTCTCCAAGGAAAGATCTTCTGCAAATCAAAGGAATTAGTGAAGCTAAAGTTGACAAGATTGTTGAAGCAG CTTCCAAACTAGTCCCACTGGGTTTTACTAGTGCTAGCCAACTCCACGCCCAAAGGCTTGAGATCATTCAGATAACATCTGGATCAAGAGAACTTGACAAGATATTGGAAG GGGGACTTGAGACTGGATCTATAACTGAGATATATGGAGAGTTCCGCTCTGGAAAGACTCAGCTCTGCCACACACTCTGTGTCACTTGCCAA CTACCATTAGATCAAGGAGGTGGTGAGGGAAAAGCAATGTACATTGATGCTGAGGGCACATTCAGACCACAGAGACTTTTACAAATAGCAGACAG GTTCGGACTGAATGGTGCTGatgttttggaaaatgtggCTTATGCTAGAGCATATAACACTGATCATCAGTCGAGGCTTTTGCTAGAAGCAGCATCAATGATGGTGGAAACAAG GTTTGCTCTTATGATAGTAGACAGCGCAACTGCTCTCTATAGAACAGATTTTTCTGGAAGGGGAGAATTGTCAGCTAGGCAAATGCATCTTGCTAAGTTCCTAAGGAGCCTTCAGAAATTAGCAGATGAG TTCGGTGTAGCTGTTGTTATCACAAATCAAGTTGTTGCTCAAGTGGATGGTTCTGCCATCTTTGCTGGACCTCAAATCAAGCCTATTGGTGGTAACATTATGGCTCATGCTTCCACAACAAG GCTCGCTCTTCGGAAGGGAAGAGGGGAGGAGCGCATCTGTAAAGTAATAAGTTCTCCTTGTTTAGCTGAAGCTGATGCCCGGTTTCAGATTTCTGCAGAAGGTGTTACTGATGTGAAGGACCGACCCATTCTGGACCCCTTGTTTTGA
- the LOC117924609 gene encoding pectinesterase, whose product MGKIVGWTLLWLLGFALAGASMSWAAMDDAYEKRVQSECGFTTYPKLCVQTLLGLGRSKVDIPFVLVNKILSETRLPTSNIAKFSYQLATPEAHSAHLVRDSCDMLMSMSLKQLNQSLLALKESARKNKHDIQTWLSAALTFQQTCKDLAVEMTRYFGTSMVQISSKMDHLSQLTNNALAVINRITPGPKKTTSGRGLSEEQVFPSWVSPRDRKLLQTTTIKANAIVAQDGTGNYETISDAIQAATGKRFVIYVKSGVYKEKIHTNKDGITLIGDGKYSTRIVGDDSVGGGASLLSTATFTITGDGFIAKDIGFENAAGPKGEQAVALMVSSDHSVLYKCSIAGYQDTLYAQALRQFYRECHIYGTIDFIFGNAAAVFQNCYLILRRPLGDSFNVILANGRSSPGQNTGFSIQKCTIIPSSDFSAVKHSYKSYLGRPWKEYSRAVVMESSIDDAIEGRGWIEWPGYGSSVLKSLYFAEYSNIGGGAATSRRVQWPGFHLIGTEEAAKFTVANFIAGTSWLPSTGVIFISGLQ is encoded by the exons ATGGGAAAAATAGTAGGGTGGACCCTTTTATGGCTTTTGGGGTTTGCACTTGCAGGTGCCTCCATGTCATGGGCTGCCATGGATGATGCCTATGAAAAGCGTGTCCAATCAGAGTGTGGCTTTACCACATATCCAAAGCTCTGTGTCCAGACCCTGTTGGGGTTGGGTCGCTCCAAGGTTGATATTCCCTTTGTCCTTGTAAACAAGATTCTATCTGAGACCAGGCTGCCCACTTCGAACATTGCCAAATTCAGCTACCAGTTGGCAACCCCAGAAGCCCACTCTGCTCATCTTGTCAGAG ATTCTTGTGACATGCTTATGAGCATGTCTCTGAAGCAGCTAAACCAATCACTGTTGGCTCTCAAAGAATCTGCAAGGAAAAACAAGCATGACATCCAGACATGGCTGAGTGCTGCCTTAACTTTTCAGCAGACTTGTAAAGACTTGGCCGTGGAGATGACTCGCTACTTTGGCACCTCAATGGTTCAGATTTCCAGCAAGATGGATCATCTATCTCAGTTGACCAACAATGCATTGGCTGTCATCAACAGAATTACCCCCGGGCCAAAGAAAACCACAAGTGGACGTGGTCTCTCTGAGGAACAAGTTTTCCCCAGCTGGGTATCACCCAGAGATCGGAAACTTCTCCAAACCACCACCATAAAAGCAAATGCCATAGTTGCACAAGATGGAACAGGCAACTATGAGACCATTTCTGATGCCATCCAGGCTGCCACTGGGAAACGTTTTGTGATCTATGTCAAGTCAGGagtttacaaggagaaaattCACACCAACAAAGATGGCATCACCTTGATAGGAGACGGCAAATATTCCACTAGAATTGTTGGTGATGACAGCGTTGGTGGAGGAGCTTCCTTGCTTAGCACCGCTACGTTTA CAATCACAGGTGATGGATTCATCGCAAAGGATATAGGATTTGAAAACGCTGCAGGCCCCAAAGGAGAACAGGCTGTGGCTTTGATGGTGTCTTCAGATCATTCTGTTCTCTACAAGTGCAGCATTGCAGGCTACCAAGATACTCTGTACGCTCAGGCACTCCGGCAATTCTACAGAGAATGCCACATTTATGGAACCATAGACTTCATTTTTGGAAATGCAGCTGCTGTTTTCCAGAACTGCTATTTGATTCTGCGTCGCCCACTTGGTGACTCTTTCAATGTGATTTTGGCTAATGGAAGGTCCAGTCCCGGACAGAACACTGGCTTCTCTATTCAAAAATGTACGATCATACCCAGCTCCGATTTCTCTGCAGTCAAACATTCCTACAAATCCTATCTGGGGAGACCCTGGAAAGAGTATTCAAGAGCAGTTGTAATGGAATCAAGCATAGATGATGCCATTGAAGGAAGAGGGTGGATTGAGTGGCCAGGATATGGGAGTTCAGTCCTTAAGTCTCTTTATTTTGCTGAATACTCCAACATAGGCGGTGGGGCTGCAACTTCCAGGAGAGTACAGTGGCCTGGGTTTCATCTTATTGGCACTGAAGAGGCCGCTAAGTTCACTGTTGCAAACTTCATTGCTGGAACATCTTGGCTGCCCTCCACTGGAGTCATTTTCATCTCCGGCCTCCAGTAG
- the LOC117924500 gene encoding probable pectinesterase/pectinesterase inhibitor 12: MTSSSLRWLLFLCPIFFFSGASALNYSTASYTSLKSVTSFCKSTPYPDVCFQSLKVHVSININPNIITFLLHSLQTAISEAGKVSTLLSTAGEHSDVIEKQRGTIQDCRELHQITVSSLQRSVSRVRSGDSQKLKDARAFLSASLTNKVTCLEGLDSAAGPSKPTLVNSIVAAYKHVSNCLSVLSKSTPQKGPINRRLMGAPAWASRRILQSSGDEYDPSEVLTVAADGTGNFTTVTDAINFAPNNSDDRIIIYVREGVYEENVDIPSHKTNIVFLGDGSDVTFITGSRSVVDGWTTFRSATVAVSGEGFLARDITFENRAGPEKHQAVALRINADLAAVYKCTILGYQDTLYVHSFRQFYRECDIYGTIDFIFGNAAVVFQACNIVARMPMAGQFTVVTAQSRDTPDEDTGISIQNCSISATDDLYSNRGSVKSYLGRPWKVYACTVYLESYIDDFIDPSGWTEWNGNEGLDTLYYGEYDNNGPGSGTENRVTWQGYHVMEDNDAYNFTVSEFITGDEWLDSTYFPYDDGI; this comes from the exons ATGACTTCCTCATCACTGAGATGGCTACTGTTCCTTTGCccaatcttcttcttctcaGGGGCCTCTGCTCTCAACTACTCCACTGCTTCATATACTTCTCTAAAGTCTGTGACATCTTTCTGCAAATCTACACCTTACCCAGATGTttgttttcaatctttgaaGGTCCACGTCTCTATCAATATCAATCCCAACATCATCACCTTTCTCCTTCACTCCCTCCAGACTGCAATATCAGAAGCTGGGAAGGTCTCCACCCTGCTGTCCACTGCCGGAGAGCACTCTGATGTCAttgaaaagcaaagaggaaccATCCAGGATTGCAGGGAACTCCACCAAATCACCGTGTCTTCTTTGCAGAGATCCGTGTCCCGAGTCCGTTCAGGGGACTCCCAGAAACTGAAAGATGCGAGAGCCTTTCTCAGCGCATCCCTCACAAACAAGGTTACATGCTTAGAAGGCCTGGATTCTGCCGCTGGTCCTTCCAAGCCAACGTTGGTGAATTCCATAGTTGCTGCTTACAAGCATGTGAGTAATTGTCTCTCGGTTCTGTCTAAGTCAACCCCACAAAAAGGCCCCATCAATCGCCGCCTTATGGGTGCCCCAGCATGGGCGTCCCGCCGGATATTGCAGAGCTCCGGTGACGAGTATGACCCCAGTGAGGTGCTTACTGTGGCTGCGGATGGAACTGGGAACTTCACCACCGTCACTGATGCAATAAATTTTGCTCCCAATAACAGCGATGACAGAATAATTATCTATGTCAGGGAAGGGGTTTATGAGGAAAATGTTGATATTCCAAGCCATAAGACCAATATTGTTTTTCTGGGAGATGGAAGTGATGTTACCTTCATTACTGGTAGCAGAAGTGTGGTGGATGGCTGGACTACTTTCAGATCTGCAACTGTTG CCGTCTCTGGGGAGGGATTTCTGGCACGCGACATAACCTTCGAGAACAGGGCAGGACCAGAGAAGCACCAAGCAGTTGCCCTTCGCATAAATGCCGACTTAGCAGCAGTGTACAAATGCACCATTCTAGGTTACCAGGACACATTGTATGTGCATTCGTTTAGACAATTTTACAGAGAGTGTGACATATATGGGACAATAGATTTCATATTTGGAAATGCAGCTGTTGTTTTCCAGGCTTGCAACATTGTAGCCAGAATGCCAATGGCTGGCCAATTCACTGTTGTAACAGCACAATCCAGGGACACCCCAGATGAGGACACTGGAATCTCAATACAGAACTGTTCCATTTCGGCTACTGATGACTTGTATTCGAATCGTGGCAGTGTCAAAAGCTACCTGGGGAGGCCATGGAAGGTGTACGCTTGCACGGTTTATCTTGAGTCCTACATTGATGACTTCATTGATCCATCTGGGTGGACCGAATGGAATGGAAATGAAGGCTTGGACACTTTATATTATGGAGAGTATGACAATAATGGACCTGGGTCAGGGACAGAGAATCGAGTTACTTGGCAAGGGTATCATGTGATGGAAGATAACGATGCCTATAATTTCACAGTATCTGAGTTTATTACAGGTGATGAATGGCTGGACTCAACATACTTCCCTTACGATGATGGGATTTAA
- the LOC117924499 gene encoding putative pectinesterase/pectinesterase inhibitor 45: MAFQDFGHLSERRRIERQQRFKKRIYIGAVSAVVVILLVAVGVFVAVTRSDDHGNDNGQKTAAAVKPQKQVSHNNKAIKTICSATDYKQTCENSLSKLSRSNSTLSQPKDLLKVAISAASDGLQKAFGKTVTFKFDTPEEKDAYEDCKVLMQNAKEELEASISQVSASNKLSSVTQELNNWLSAVMSYQATCIDGFPEGPLKTNMEKTFKSAKELTSNALAIVSKVTSILSSFDLTGANRHLLAQESSGPSLANNGLPIWMTREDRRVLKPKESNLTPNAVVAKDGSGNFTTISAALAAMPPKYPGRYVIYVKEGVYDETVTVERKMQNVTMYGEGSRKTIVTGNKNFVDGVRTFQTASFVALGDGFVAVSMGFRNTAGPEKHQAVAIRVQSDRSIFLNCRMDGYQDTVYAQTHRQFFRGCVITGTIDFIFGDASAIFQNCLITVRKPLDNQQNIVTAQGRTDKRETTGIVLQNCRILPDQDLIPTKTQVKSYLGRPWKEFSRTIVMESTIEDLIQPQGWLPWEGNFALSTLYYAEYNNKGPGAALSARVKWPGYKVIEKEEAVKYTVGPFIQGDDWLKADYGISLPVHFGLY; this comes from the exons ATGGCATTTCAGGATTTTGGCCATTTGTCAGAACGGCGGCGAATTGAAAGGCAACAAAGGTTCAAAAAGAGGATTTACATTGGTGCTGTTTCAGCGGTTGTGGTCATTCTTCTAGTTGCTGTTGGGGTGTTTGTTGCCGTCACTAGATCTGATGATCATGGCAATGATAATGGCCAAAAGACCGCAGCTGCAGTTAAACCTCAAAAGCAGGTGTCCCACAATAACAAGGCCATAAAAACCATATGTTCCGCTACAGATTACAAGCAGACATGCGAGAATAGCCTCTCAAAGCTGTCACGCTCCAACAGTACATTGTCTCAACCCAAAGATCTACTCAAGGTTGCAATTTCAGCTGCCTCCGATGGACTCCAAAAGGCCTTTGGTAAAACCGTGACGTTCAAGTTTGACACTCCAGAAGAGAAAGATGCTTATGAAGATTGTAAGGTACTGATGCAGAATGCCAAAGAAGAATTAGAGGCTTCAATATCCCAAGTTTCTGCTTCAAACAAGCTCTCCTCAGTCACCCAAGAGTTGAACAATTGGCTAAGTGCTGTCATGTCTTACCAAGCGACCTGCATTGATGGGTTCCCTGAAGGACCATTGAAAACCAATATGGAGAAAACTTTCAAGTCTGCAAAGGAACTCACCAGCAATGCCCTGGCCATTGTATCGAAGGTTACTTCAATCCTTTCATCATTCGACTTAACAGGTGCCAACCGTCACCTTCTAGCACAGGAATCCAGTGGGCCGTCTTTGGCCAACAACGGCCTTCCTATCTGGATGACCCGAGAGGATCGCAGGGTGTTGAAGCCTAAGGAATCCAATCTCACACCCAATGCGGTTGTGGCAAAGGATGGCAGTGGAAATTTCACTACCATTTCTGCTGCACTTGCAGCCATGCCACCCAAATACCCAGGACG GTATGTAATTTACGTTAAAGAAGGAGTTTATGACGAGACCGTGACAGTGGAAAGGAAGATGCAGAATGTCACCATGTATGGTGAAGGATCAAGGAAGACAATCGTCACAGGAAACAAAAATTTCGTAGATGGGGTTAGGACTTTCCAAACGGCAAGTTTCG TGGCTCTAGGAGATGGTTTCGTGGCTGTTTCCATGGGATTCAGAAACACAGCGGGGCCAGAAAAGCATCAGGCAGTGGCTATCAGAGTCCAATCAGATCGCTCAATTTTCCTCAACTGCCGCATGGACGGGTACCAAGACACGGTCTATGCACAAACCCATCGCCAGTTTTTCCGGGGCTGTGTCATCACTGGCACCATTGACTTCATATTCGGAGACGCTTCAGCCATCTTCCAGAACTGCTTGATCACCGTCAGGAAGCCCTTGGACAACCAACAAAACATCGTCACGGCCCAGGGAAGGACAGACAAACGTGAAACCACCGGAATTGTGCTGCAGAACTGCCGCATATTGCCAGACCAGGACTTGATCCCGACGAAGACCCAGGTCAAGAGTTACCTTGGGAGACCCTGGAAGGAGTTCTCCAGAACCATTGTGATGGAATCAACCATTGAGGATCTCATACAACCCCAGGGATGGTTACCTTGGGAAGGCAACTTTGCCCTCTCCACCCTCTACTACGCTGAATACAACAACAAAGGACCTGGTGCTGCACTCAGCGCCAGGGTGAAGTGGCCTGGTTACAAGGTCATTGAAAAAGAGGAGGCCGTGAAATACACAGTGGGGCCTTTCATACAAGGGGATGATTGGTTGAAGGCCGACTATGGCATTAGCCTTCCTGTTCATTTCGGCTTATATTAA